In Ignavibacteriales bacterium, a single genomic region encodes these proteins:
- a CDS encoding protein kinase: MIGQTISHYKILEKLGEGGMGVVYKARDTKLNRDVALKFLPSHVTAKDVDRSRFLLEARSAALLNHPNICIIYGIHDEGERPFIEMEFVDGKTLRELDLAATKVEMSLGYAVQIGEALQEAHSKGIVHRDIKADNIMVNSKSQVKVMDFGLAKIKGSLKLTRTSSTLGTLGYMAPEQIQGGEVDARSDIFAFGAVLFEMLTGRLPFRGEHEAAMMYSILNEQPEPLTKHRSDTPEDLQRIILRALEKDPEDRYQSAADMVSEIRRLQKKTSRVMRTQEIPVQKPETGTLVTPLPSGAHERPSVSKRNLRIAIGATGLVAVAIVVMLLTSKHTVNLNADMSFQVLQIPFTQTGPPAISRDGNWIAYPAIDAKGKWDVYFMNSTGGDAKRITSDSSLSIQSVDISPDGSRVVYDRTDASGFKTEIAIVSTLGGTSKRLADPGAAPRWRPDGQRIGYVRNKDVGGTSVFPELWTMKPDGSDNHREFLDSLAAPHGYPVFSWSPDGGSVVFVRFYPGRFQELVTYDFESRSMRTLTSGKKNIGDAEWTTRGTIVYSSNNSGNTNLWMIPASGGTPVQVTKGSGPDFNARSSADGARLIYLQQQSVSHFWMANTGGARQLTFDDINILNIALSPDGKQIAFVSSLQDPLKPGQILNVMDREGSNRVQLTTSDGAAHGPVWSPNSKFLLYGQHAALEVHDSVKVYLIDPSNPGSTRTLGKGEPVWWTDNQSFSYYRSFQTWTMTIDGSGQPELLADSAFALKMQNGKYILSFDQHSGREGLWIAPVPGLKDAQLPTPKKLLKAGVSVTIEPSGRYIYYVKGVGEMRRMSLPDGRDERITGSFQGLTPQSSIDVSRDGKEIIYLDTRINAKLVMIENLFK; this comes from the coding sequence ATGATTGGACAGACTATCTCTCACTATAAGATTCTAGAGAAGCTGGGTGAAGGGGGCATGGGCGTCGTCTATAAGGCCCGGGATACCAAGCTCAATCGCGATGTCGCCCTGAAATTCCTGCCATCGCATGTCACAGCAAAGGATGTCGATCGTTCGCGCTTTCTCCTCGAAGCCCGGTCGGCAGCTCTCTTGAATCACCCCAACATTTGCATCATCTACGGCATTCACGACGAAGGCGAGAGACCCTTCATCGAAATGGAATTCGTTGATGGGAAAACGTTGAGGGAGCTCGACCTCGCAGCCACAAAAGTCGAGATGTCACTTGGCTATGCTGTACAGATCGGAGAAGCTCTCCAGGAAGCGCACAGCAAGGGAATTGTCCACCGAGACATCAAGGCCGACAATATTATGGTCAACTCGAAGAGCCAGGTGAAGGTGATGGACTTCGGATTGGCCAAAATCAAGGGCTCGCTCAAGCTGACAAGGACTTCCTCGACACTCGGTACTCTCGGCTACATGGCACCGGAGCAGATCCAGGGTGGCGAAGTCGACGCACGATCGGACATCTTCGCCTTCGGCGCGGTGTTGTTTGAGATGCTGACAGGCCGTTTGCCGTTCCGCGGCGAACACGAAGCGGCAATGATGTATTCAATTCTCAACGAGCAGCCTGAACCATTGACAAAGCATCGTTCAGACACGCCGGAAGATCTTCAGCGGATCATTCTCAGAGCACTCGAGAAAGACCCTGAAGACCGCTATCAATCGGCCGCAGACATGGTGAGCGAAATCAGGCGGCTGCAGAAGAAGACCTCGCGCGTCATGCGCACGCAGGAAATCCCCGTGCAAAAGCCCGAGACAGGAACCCTGGTCACCCCTCTACCATCCGGCGCGCATGAGAGGCCGTCGGTCTCAAAGCGAAATCTCCGAATTGCGATCGGCGCGACCGGCCTCGTCGCTGTCGCGATTGTCGTCATGCTTCTCACCTCGAAGCACACAGTGAATCTCAACGCGGACATGTCATTCCAGGTCCTCCAAATACCATTTACGCAAACGGGACCTCCGGCCATTTCACGGGACGGCAATTGGATCGCGTATCCCGCCATCGATGCAAAGGGAAAATGGGATGTGTACTTCATGAATTCCACCGGCGGCGATGCGAAGAGGATCACATCGGACTCTTCACTCTCCATTCAGTCTGTTGACATTTCTCCCGACGGCAGCCGGGTGGTGTACGACCGGACAGACGCATCCGGATTCAAAACCGAAATCGCAATTGTCTCCACCCTCGGAGGAACAAGCAAGCGGCTCGCTGATCCCGGGGCCGCTCCCCGCTGGCGCCCCGATGGCCAACGCATCGGATATGTTCGAAACAAGGATGTGGGAGGCACTTCGGTATTTCCGGAATTGTGGACAATGAAACCGGACGGCAGCGATAACCATCGTGAATTCCTCGATTCGCTGGCAGCACCTCATGGCTACCCGGTCTTCTCATGGTCACCTGATGGCGGCTCCGTTGTATTTGTCCGGTTCTATCCGGGTCGATTTCAGGAGCTTGTCACGTACGATTTCGAAAGCCGTTCGATGCGTACACTCACATCAGGTAAGAAAAACATCGGCGATGCAGAGTGGACGACACGAGGAACGATCGTCTATTCATCCAACAACAGTGGAAACACGAACTTGTGGATGATTCCGGCTTCTGGGGGAACACCGGTACAGGTCACCAAGGGGAGCGGGCCCGATTTCAACGCACGTTCCTCCGCTGATGGAGCGCGCTTGATTTACCTTCAGCAACAATCGGTTAGCCATTTCTGGATGGCGAATACCGGCGGCGCCCGTCAACTCACATTCGATGACATCAACATTCTCAACATCGCACTTTCGCCGGACGGCAAGCAGATTGCCTTTGTCAGTTCTCTCCAGGATCCCCTGAAGCCCGGGCAGATCCTCAATGTGATGGACCGCGAAGGATCCAACAGAGTCCAACTCACGACAAGTGACGGCGCGGCTCATGGTCCGGTCTGGAGCCCAAACAGCAAGTTTCTCCTCTATGGGCAGCATGCCGCTCTTGAAGTCCATGATTCCGTCAAGGTGTACCTCATCGATCCCTCAAATCCGGGAAGTACCCGCACACTCGGCAAGGGAGAGCCCGTCTGGTGGACTGACAATCAGTCGTTTTCTTATTACCGTTCGTTTCAAACCTGGACCATGACTATTGACGGCTCTGGACAACCAGAGCTGCTTGCCGATTCCGCTTTCGCTTTGAAGATGCAGAATGGGAAATACATTTTGAGTTTCGATCAACACTCGGGAAGAGAAGGACTCTGGATTGCCCCCGTTCCCGGATTGAAAGACGCGCAACTCCCCACCCCGAAGAAACTTCTTAAAGCAGGTGTCTCCGTTACCATAGAACCGTCGGGTCGATACATCTATTATGTGAAGGGGGTCGGCGAGATGAGACGGATGTCGCTTCCTGACGGACGAGACGAACGAATCACAGGATCCTTTCAGGGTTTGACACCGCAATCATCCATTGATGTCAGCAGGGATGGAAAAGAAATCATCTATCTCGATACACGGATCAACGCGAAACTTGTGATGATAGAGAATCTATTTAAGTAG
- a CDS encoding protein kinase, with product MIGQTISHYQILEKLGEGGMGVVYKAQDTKLQRFVALKFLSTHLSASEESKTRFMQEARAAAALNHPNILGIYEISRQDGNEFFVMEYVEGTTLKSHIENQKSSSGTTPHQALAWTEQIARGLKAAHGKNIVHRDIKPENIMIASDGLLKIMDFGIAKLKSSSGLTRTGTSLGTLSYMSPEQAQGVATDARCDIWSLGVVFYELLTGERPFRAEHDAGLLYLIVNEDPPAPSALDKKIPRQLDAVVMKMLQKDRAKRFETMEALLLELTDVQQAIAMAAGASKTKAIAVLPFGNISPDKESDYFSDGLTEELIASLARLKDVRLVPRATSMQYKGTTKDIKTIARELATRYILSGSVRKFQDNLRITVELIDVDTDAQLWAETYKGKLEDVFDIQEQVSKQIVDALMVKLSPTEKVVLTKRSTLNAEAFDCNLRARDFLYRRTKNSIQFAIQLFQKAIELDQRYSGAYAGLGEAYATLYQQFERKELWLDRAVESGLKALMYDSSSSDAYAALGLAYFHKKSVEDALAASQRAIELDPNNFVGYWILGRIYHTTDRDHEAVELFKKVITLNPDFYTAYGDLKVAYGRIGDKERGHETMLQAIQVFRRFLPQHPDDARAHMYFANALVQEGERDEAKAEAAKALELSPGDPNMLYNAACFYALLNELKLAIETLKNAITAGYQHYEWIQRDSDLNSIRQEPEYVELMKGK from the coding sequence GTGATCGGTCAAACAATATCGCATTATCAGATTCTTGAAAAGCTGGGAGAGGGAGGAATGGGCGTCGTTTATAAGGCCCAGGATACCAAGCTTCAGCGCTTCGTTGCACTCAAATTTCTTTCGACGCATCTTTCCGCATCGGAAGAGAGCAAGACGCGGTTTATGCAGGAGGCACGGGCGGCAGCAGCACTCAATCACCCCAATATTCTCGGCATATACGAGATCAGCAGGCAAGATGGAAACGAGTTCTTCGTCATGGAGTATGTCGAAGGGACGACCCTGAAATCTCACATCGAGAATCAGAAGTCTTCCTCGGGGACCACTCCCCACCAGGCTCTTGCATGGACGGAACAAATCGCCCGAGGCCTGAAAGCCGCCCATGGCAAAAACATCGTGCATCGTGATATCAAACCCGAAAACATCATGATCGCCAGCGATGGCCTTCTGAAGATCATGGATTTCGGCATTGCCAAGCTGAAGAGCAGCTCCGGGCTGACGAGGACCGGGACATCACTCGGAACGCTTTCCTACATGTCGCCTGAACAGGCACAGGGGGTCGCCACCGACGCACGCTGTGATATCTGGTCGCTCGGCGTTGTCTTCTATGAACTCCTGACAGGCGAAAGGCCCTTCAGGGCTGAGCATGATGCGGGACTCCTGTATCTGATTGTTAACGAGGATCCGCCAGCGCCAAGCGCTCTCGACAAAAAGATTCCGCGGCAACTGGACGCTGTCGTGATGAAAATGCTGCAGAAGGATCGTGCCAAACGCTTCGAGACGATGGAAGCCCTTCTGCTCGAGCTGACAGATGTTCAGCAGGCAATCGCAATGGCCGCTGGTGCCTCAAAGACAAAGGCGATCGCCGTCCTGCCGTTCGGCAATATTTCTCCCGACAAAGAGAGCGACTATTTCAGCGATGGACTGACGGAGGAGCTCATTGCAAGCCTTGCGCGGCTGAAAGATGTTCGGCTGGTTCCCCGGGCGACATCGATGCAGTACAAGGGAACAACCAAGGATATCAAAACCATCGCACGGGAACTTGCTACACGGTACATCTTATCCGGCAGCGTCAGAAAATTTCAGGACAACCTCCGCATCACTGTTGAGCTGATCGACGTGGATACAGACGCTCAACTCTGGGCAGAAACCTACAAAGGAAAGCTCGAAGACGTATTCGACATCCAGGAGCAGGTCTCGAAGCAGATTGTCGACGCACTGATGGTCAAGTTGTCCCCGACCGAAAAGGTAGTTCTGACCAAGCGATCGACGCTCAACGCGGAAGCATTCGACTGCAATCTCCGGGCGAGAGATTTTCTTTATCGGCGCACAAAGAACAGCATTCAATTCGCAATTCAGCTGTTCCAGAAAGCAATCGAGCTTGATCAGCGATATTCGGGAGCATACGCCGGACTCGGGGAGGCCTATGCCACTTTGTATCAGCAATTCGAAAGAAAAGAGTTGTGGCTCGACCGGGCAGTCGAGTCGGGCTTGAAGGCGCTGATGTACGATTCGTCTTCGTCAGACGCCTACGCCGCTTTGGGCCTCGCCTATTTTCATAAGAAATCGGTCGAAGACGCGTTGGCTGCCAGCCAGAGAGCGATCGAGCTGGACCCAAACAATTTTGTCGGGTATTGGATCCTTGGAAGAATCTATCACACGACTGATAGGGATCATGAAGCCGTTGAGCTCTTCAAGAAGGTCATTACACTCAACCCCGATTTCTACACTGCATACGGCGATCTCAAGGTCGCTTACGGGAGAATCGGAGACAAGGAACGAGGACATGAGACGATGCTGCAGGCAATCCAGGTGTTCAGACGCTTCCTGCCACAGCATCCCGATGACGCGCGTGCCCACATGTACTTTGCGAATGCCCTTGTGCAAGAAGGAGAACGTGATGAGGCCAAAGCCGAAGCTGCAAAAGCACTCGAGCTAAGCCCCGGTGACCCGAACATGCTCTATAACGCGGCCTGCTTCTATGCCCTTCTAAACGAATTAAAACTCGCCATCGAGACACTTAAGAACGCAATTACTGCCGGATATCAGCACTACGAATGGATCCAACGCGATAGTGACCTGAACAGCATCCGGCAGGAACCTGAGTATGTCGAATTGATGAAAGGTAAGTGA
- a CDS encoding protein kinase, protein MIGTTINHYNILEKLGEGGMGIVYKAHDTTLNRAVALKFLPPHVSGSEQDKARFLQEAQSAAALSHPNICTIHGIEESESAAGRQQFIVMEYVEGQTLQEKKSLLSVKQAIDIGIQIAEGLAAAHEKGVIHRDIKPDNIMIRKDGIVQIMDFGLAKLRGASRLTKEGSTVGTAGYMSPEQVQGLDADHRSDIFSMGVVLFELFTKQLPFKGIHETAISYEIVNVDSPPMSSLNPEISPELDSIILECLEKDPRERTQAASQVALDLKRYRRDSSRQRMSRITAARPAVVSRIEAAAQLDQSSSPEVKTARSKITRWIPIVVTAFVAMFLGLGGAYLLFFPPSAPEPIWASIEMPRGTVYVNGVGGHSSISPDGTMIVFSGIDSLFQRTLWIRPLRSNISRSLLGTKDAEYPFWSFDSRSVGFFAEGKLRTVSANGGPVLTLADAPLGRGGSWGKNGLIVFAPNVADPNLFGVPAVGGAVRPVTAFDTGKIAAPRYPWYLPDGHHFLFTSVELGGRGANTITYVGSDDGGQPKEVARGFSNCVFAAGHLLYLRQGILMAQPFNASSFTLTGDAVSLQEGVNAWRPRAKGDFSASENGILLSSIGGSTTIEEIIWIDTEGRQLAIVQATPWTAARLSPDEKHIAYDEIQNQDQRTDIWVFDITRNVKTRLTFGAFSGSRPLWSRDGSKIIFSAEIGVNKANLFEKRADGSGQEVLLAQGANANSVLAPVDISPDSRSLLVTEILGNQGELGIVDLSDSQRPAKVTRLNISGEDARFSPDGKWIVYQSDESGKREIYVRSFRGEGGQWQISSGTGEEPIWLDKEIVFYSSSIDAHMKADVTFSSGKPSFGQAKPLFPPAMSRMRQVFGKSKSGARYVAIRPLASRSTSSLSVVVNWPQLLKK, encoded by the coding sequence ATGATCGGGACAACGATTAACCACTACAACATTCTTGAGAAGCTTGGCGAAGGTGGTATGGGTATTGTCTATAAAGCCCATGACACAACCCTCAACCGCGCCGTTGCGCTCAAGTTCCTCCCTCCTCACGTTTCGGGATCTGAACAGGACAAGGCCCGGTTCCTGCAGGAGGCACAGTCCGCCGCTGCGCTGAGCCATCCGAACATCTGCACCATTCATGGCATCGAAGAAAGTGAGTCAGCCGCAGGCAGACAGCAATTCATTGTGATGGAATATGTCGAAGGCCAGACACTGCAGGAGAAAAAATCTCTCCTCTCGGTAAAACAGGCCATCGACATCGGCATTCAGATCGCCGAGGGGCTGGCAGCAGCTCACGAGAAAGGTGTCATCCACAGGGATATCAAACCCGATAACATCATGATCCGCAAGGACGGAATCGTGCAGATCATGGATTTTGGTCTTGCAAAACTCCGCGGTGCGTCGCGGCTAACCAAGGAAGGCTCAACGGTCGGCACAGCCGGCTACATGTCTCCAGAACAGGTGCAGGGGCTGGATGCCGATCACCGGTCGGACATTTTCTCGATGGGGGTCGTACTGTTCGAACTCTTCACGAAACAGCTCCCCTTCAAGGGAATTCATGAGACAGCCATCTCCTATGAGATCGTCAACGTTGATTCGCCGCCGATGTCGTCGCTCAATCCGGAAATCTCCCCCGAACTCGACTCGATAATTCTCGAATGTCTCGAAAAAGACCCCAGAGAGCGAACGCAGGCAGCGAGTCAGGTGGCTCTTGATCTGAAACGATATCGGCGCGATTCCAGCCGGCAACGCATGAGCAGAATCACGGCCGCCAGGCCGGCAGTCGTGTCACGAATCGAAGCCGCTGCGCAACTGGATCAATCGTCCAGCCCCGAAGTGAAGACGGCCCGTTCGAAAATCACTCGCTGGATACCGATCGTCGTCACAGCATTCGTCGCAATGTTTCTTGGGCTCGGCGGCGCGTATCTGTTGTTCTTCCCGCCCAGCGCGCCAGAGCCGATCTGGGCCTCGATCGAGATGCCTCGCGGGACGGTGTATGTCAATGGTGTCGGGGGGCATTCGAGTATTTCGCCCGACGGAACCATGATCGTCTTCAGCGGAATCGATTCACTTTTTCAACGCACACTTTGGATTCGTCCGCTTCGCTCGAACATTTCCCGTTCTTTGCTCGGCACGAAAGACGCGGAATATCCTTTCTGGTCGTTCGACAGCCGGTCCGTCGGTTTTTTTGCCGAGGGAAAACTCCGGACCGTCAGCGCGAACGGCGGACCGGTGCTCACGCTCGCCGATGCGCCTCTGGGCCGCGGCGGTTCCTGGGGCAAAAACGGACTCATCGTCTTCGCCCCCAATGTCGCAGATCCCAATCTCTTTGGTGTCCCTGCTGTCGGAGGAGCTGTTCGTCCCGTGACTGCATTTGATACCGGAAAGATCGCCGCTCCGCGCTACCCCTGGTACCTTCCCGACGGACATCATTTCCTCTTCACGTCCGTCGAACTCGGCGGCAGAGGAGCGAACACCATCACCTATGTCGGCTCCGACGACGGTGGACAACCGAAAGAGGTCGCCCGGGGATTCTCCAATTGTGTCTTCGCCGCAGGACACCTGCTCTACCTCCGCCAGGGCATTCTGATGGCACAACCTTTCAACGCGAGCTCCTTCACGCTGACAGGAGATGCCGTATCGCTCCAGGAGGGTGTCAACGCATGGCGCCCGCGTGCAAAGGGAGACTTTTCGGCATCCGAGAACGGCATCCTTCTTTCCTCCATCGGGGGCAGCACCACCATAGAAGAGATCATCTGGATCGATACTGAGGGCCGCCAATTGGCGATTGTGCAGGCGACGCCATGGACCGCGGCTCGGTTGTCCCCGGACGAAAAACACATCGCGTATGACGAGATTCAGAATCAGGATCAACGAACTGATATCTGGGTATTCGATATCACCCGAAATGTGAAAACGCGGCTCACGTTCGGAGCGTTTTCCGGATCGCGCCCGCTCTGGTCCCGCGACGGCTCTAAGATTATCTTCTCGGCTGAGATCGGCGTCAACAAGGCGAATCTCTTCGAGAAACGGGCGGACGGTTCCGGGCAGGAAGTTCTTCTCGCTCAAGGCGCAAACGCAAATTCCGTCCTCGCCCCTGTGGACATCTCTCCAGACAGCCGCAGCCTGCTCGTGACGGAGATCCTGGGGAATCAGGGAGAACTCGGCATCGTGGACCTGAGCGATTCCCAACGGCCGGCCAAGGTAACAAGACTCAACATCAGCGGGGAAGACGCCAGATTTTCACCCGATGGGAAATGGATCGTCTATCAATCCGATGAATCCGGGAAGCGTGAGATTTATGTCCGTTCGTTTCGGGGAGAAGGCGGCCAATGGCAAATTTCGTCAGGGACCGGAGAAGAGCCAATCTGGCTTGATAAGGAAATCGTGTTCTACTCGTCCTCCATCGACGCGCACATGAAGGCGGACGTTACTTTTTCCTCGGGAAAACCGTCATTTGGACAGGCCAAACCGCTGTTTCCTCCGGCAATGTCTCGCATGCGCCAGGTATTCGGAAAGTCAAAGAGCGGCGCACGCTATGTTGCTATCCGCCCGCTGGCAAGCCGGAGCACCAGCTCGCTGTCGGTGGTTGTCAACTGGCCCCAGTTGTTGAAGAAGTGA
- a CDS encoding protein kinase gives MIGTIISHYEILEKLGEGGMGVVYKAHDARLARDVAIKFLSSELSGSASDQERFIQEARAASSLNHPSICTIYDIGTHEGRLYFVMELVDGTTLLENAGTANEQLCLRIIRQVAEGLGVAHAKQIIHRDLKSSNIMVMADGRVKIMDFGLAKVAGRSDLTAVGSTVGTMAYLPPEQARGEEVDQRADIYSLGVVLFELLTGDRPFKGPYDHAMLYQILNEEAPAPSSRTQSISASADAIVRRCLAKNPNDRYQSTHELCNDIDAVLAGGSTSVSGHISPKPAGRSLASRRWLIPVLTILLVGALAVTLASTDLRNRFARIIGINSVPDQQHLAVLPFSNIGNDVDRQALCDGLTETMTSQLTQLEQFHGSLWVVPASEVRRSRIRSAEEARKSFGVNLVVDGSLQAIGEVYRLTLNLIDAGSVRQISGASIDLSRDQLASLQNESVMKVLEMLHVEFHPEMKHVLQSGGTSVPAAFEFYLRGRGQLLRYENEENIDNAVLSFRQAIREDSAYALAHAALGEAFWRKYELGKDTRLVHDAIAECNRAQSIDANLAPVNITLGMVYAGTGKPEQAIPLFEAALQKDPSSAEAYRGLSKAYESRGDIPTAEKTYRRAIELRPDYWGGHNDLGVFYSKNSRYDEAIAAFKKVISLTPDNYRGYSNVGGMYYFLKRWSDAREMFELSYNIRPSYQTASNLGTLNYVEGRFPEAATWYERARASNANDHFVTGNLASAYYWSPDGRGKSTELFRQAIGLARQQLSVNQDDPDIMASLGGYYAMIGARDSARLCTERSLRLNKNDASILFHAGTTYEAIGDRERALQWIGKALDAGYSVSEISSQPELRELYADPRYAVLMKRTRSQK, from the coding sequence ATGATTGGGACAATAATTAGCCACTACGAGATTCTTGAGAAGTTGGGTGAAGGTGGCATGGGCGTGGTTTACAAAGCCCACGACGCCCGGCTGGCCCGCGATGTCGCGATCAAGTTTCTCTCATCAGAACTTTCCGGGTCCGCATCAGACCAGGAACGGTTCATCCAGGAGGCACGGGCCGCTTCGTCCCTGAACCATCCCTCTATTTGTACCATCTACGACATCGGAACACACGAAGGCCGACTGTATTTTGTGATGGAACTTGTCGATGGGACCACGCTCCTGGAAAACGCCGGAACCGCGAACGAGCAGTTGTGCCTGCGTATCATCCGGCAGGTTGCTGAGGGCCTCGGGGTGGCGCATGCAAAACAGATCATCCACCGGGACCTCAAGAGCAGCAACATCATGGTGATGGCGGACGGACGGGTGAAGATCATGGACTTCGGCCTTGCCAAGGTGGCCGGGCGCTCGGACCTGACCGCCGTCGGTTCGACCGTGGGAACGATGGCGTATCTGCCGCCGGAACAGGCCCGCGGCGAGGAAGTGGATCAGCGGGCGGATATCTACTCGCTCGGTGTTGTACTCTTCGAATTGCTTACGGGTGATCGCCCCTTCAAGGGACCGTATGACCACGCGATGCTGTATCAGATTCTGAACGAGGAAGCTCCTGCTCCTTCCTCGCGAACGCAGAGTATCTCTGCTTCAGCTGATGCCATCGTTCGACGGTGCCTCGCAAAGAATCCAAATGATCGCTACCAGTCGACACATGAATTGTGCAATGACATCGACGCTGTCCTCGCGGGTGGATCCACCAGTGTCTCGGGGCACATCAGTCCGAAACCAGCGGGGCGATCCCTGGCATCCCGGCGATGGTTGATACCGGTTCTCACAATTCTGCTGGTTGGAGCACTCGCTGTGACCCTTGCCTCTACCGACCTCCGGAACCGATTCGCCCGGATCATAGGAATCAACTCGGTTCCGGACCAGCAGCACCTGGCCGTTCTTCCATTTTCGAACATCGGGAACGATGTCGACCGCCAGGCACTCTGCGACGGGCTCACGGAAACGATGACCAGCCAGCTCACTCAGTTGGAACAATTTCACGGGTCGCTCTGGGTGGTTCCCGCGAGCGAGGTCAGGCGTTCGCGCATCAGGAGCGCCGAAGAAGCTCGAAAGTCGTTCGGTGTCAACCTCGTTGTTGACGGTTCGCTGCAGGCGATCGGGGAAGTCTATCGACTTACGCTCAACCTGATCGATGCTGGCTCAGTCCGGCAAATCAGCGGTGCCTCCATCGACCTCTCGCGCGACCAGCTTGCGTCGCTTCAGAACGAATCAGTCATGAAGGTGTTGGAGATGCTCCACGTGGAGTTTCACCCCGAGATGAAGCATGTGCTCCAGTCCGGTGGAACCTCCGTTCCTGCCGCGTTTGAGTTCTACCTGAGGGGTCGCGGCCAGTTGTTGCGGTACGAGAACGAAGAGAATATCGACAACGCCGTTCTTTCTTTCCGTCAGGCCATCAGGGAGGATTCCGCATATGCGTTGGCTCATGCTGCTCTTGGCGAAGCATTCTGGCGGAAATACGAGTTGGGAAAAGACACGCGATTGGTGCACGACGCGATCGCAGAGTGCAACCGGGCACAGTCCATCGACGCGAACCTCGCTCCAGTGAATATCACACTCGGGATGGTGTATGCGGGGACGGGCAAACCGGAGCAAGCGATACCGTTGTTTGAAGCAGCATTACAGAAGGATCCATCAAGCGCTGAAGCGTACCGGGGCCTTTCAAAGGCATACGAATCTCGTGGAGATATTCCAACGGCAGAGAAGACATACCGACGGGCGATTGAACTGCGACCGGACTATTGGGGGGGGCACAACGACCTGGGGGTCTTCTATTCTAAAAACAGCCGTTATGATGAGGCGATCGCCGCTTTCAAGAAAGTGATCAGCCTTACTCCGGACAACTACCGTGGTTACAGTAATGTTGGCGGTATGTACTATTTCCTCAAACGGTGGTCCGATGCCAGAGAGATGTTTGAGCTTTCGTACAACATCCGCCCCTCCTACCAGACTGCGTCAAACCTCGGAACCCTCAACTACGTTGAGGGTCGATTCCCGGAGGCTGCCACATGGTATGAGAGAGCACGCGCGTCTAATGCAAACGACCACTTTGTTACCGGGAACCTCGCGTCGGCCTACTACTGGAGCCCGGACGGAAGGGGGAAATCAACTGAGTTGTTCCGACAAGCTATCGGGCTTGCGCGACAGCAACTCTCTGTGAACCAGGACGACCCGGATATTATGGCTTCGCTGGGAGGATACTACGCGATGATCGGAGCCCGGGACAGTGCCCGTCTCTGCACGGAACGGTCCCTTCGGCTCAACAAGAACGATGCATCGATCCTCTTCCACGCGGGTACCACATACGAAGCAATCGGTGACCGGGAACGCGCACTGCAGTGGATTGGCAAAGCGCTCGACGCCGGATATTCTGTGAGTGAGATTTCGAGCCAGCCTGAGCTGAGGGAGCTCTATGCCGATCCGAGATATGCTGTCTTGATGAAGCGAACACGATCGCAAAAATGA